From Juglans regia cultivar Chandler chromosome 9, Walnut 2.0, whole genome shotgun sequence:
TTTTGTCATTTTCCACACAAGTCAAACAGTACCCTTTTCCTCAAATAATTGGGCAGCCTTAAAGCCTTGTTCGTATGGCCTTGATATTATGGGAAAAACGGATAATACTTGATAGACAGTCGTACTCCCAATTGAAGGTAATTGTAAAGTCTATATATTTGTGGGTAATCTGTGGTTATGGTTTAGTTTAAAATACTTATAGGTGTGTCACCCCTTGATGCAGGAGGAGGATTGATAGATGCTGAGTCGTCGAGATATCTCAGCATCTGTCAATCCAACTGCATCAGCCCTTCCCCTTCTGGTTTATGAGATCATTAAATGTCAACATGAGTTATACTGTTATAGTGGCCTTTCAGGACTAGGTAAAGCTATTAACAAACAATTTAATCCTGTTCATGTTTGCAGACCAGGCAAGCCTTCACACctgagcaaataaatgaaacctGCTATGTTGACACGAATGCCAACAAAGCTGTCTTTGACAGTTTGAGGAATAACCCGAAAGTGAACTATGATGGGAAGCGTTTCTCTTACAAGGTAAACTGATAAACTTACGTTGCCGCATACTTTTATAAACTGATACCTTTTTGGCTTTACCATTCAAGCTGTAAATAATCCTTTTTCTTTACATCTCTTTCATGGTAGATGGCATTTTGACTTTTCTTATTTCATATGCAGTCCAAGCACGATCTGAAGGACAAGACTCAACTTCTTCACTTAATAAGGAAATTTCTGGAGGGCATAGCAGTCATTGATCTTAAAGATGCATATCCAACGGTGATGGAAGACTTGCAGGTACATGCTATATGTTTATGtctcattttgttttatgaaCTTCTACTTCTTAATATTCACATTTTGAGAATACCAACTGAATTTTGTTTATACTAGTCTCTGAAAAATCAGGGTTTCTTTTAACCTAGGGGTGTGCCTTGAGCCTCCCATTTCTGTAAGGGGCAGTTTTGCATTGAACACATGAGAGAGGAGGAACTTGGGAGGTGAATGATTATCCCTAGCCTATAAAAAACTGATTGATAAAGAAAGGTTGCAAGGAAAGAGTCTCATATTGCATGGAAAGCTGCTGAACAAACCTTTGAGTTCTATTGATTTGATTCTCTGTATACAAGTCACCAATTTGGTTCAAAGGTGGCTGGTAACAGTTTAATGGTGGGATTTGAAAATCCCATCAATTAGTGATTTCCTGCATTCCCTTAGTGTCAGAGTTGCTAACAAGGTGGAACTGAGAACTCTTTTGCTTAGTATGATGAAGCAAAAGGTTCTAGTTTTTGAATTGTCATCAATAAAAAAGGAGCAAATTCTGTAGTATTAATGTGTTAAATGGCCTTAGAACTTATCAGGAAGAAAAAGGTGATAAATGGCCTTGGAGATCAAGTCAAGAGTATGTTACCATCCAAAAAGCTTACTACATTGACGTTATATCCTAAAAGTTGCATGCCCAAGGTGGGACTTAACACATATCTACAACAATCCGGAATATCACAAAGTATTCTTGCTTTTGAAAGAAGCCATTGAAATATCTATATGTTTTATACCTTTAAATGTTAGATTAGATTAGTTTCACAAATAGATTTTCCTTACAAAAAATAGGAAGTGTGGCTTTTGGAGGTGTATTTTGGGAGTGAGGCGATTCCTCGttgattttcttttggtttttgtatGTCCGCTTATTCTACTTGTCTTTTAGAAAAAGGAgagttgttttttttgttttttctccatttcttttattgTCTATCTTGCTTGCTCTTTGTTTCAGCTCTGAGGAAATTCCTTCTTATCTTGATTTTCCATTTATCTTAAAAGCAAAGGCttcttcaattttcaacaaaaaaacgTCATGGTGGTAGTAATGGACTAGTTGCCTATAACGTGAAACATTATTTACACGTTGGTACTATTTacctatttttcttcctttaggcaataaaatttgttgaattttttttcttcctttagGCTTTGAAAGCTGCGGGTCAGATTTGGCTGCTATCAAACTTCGATTCACAGGAAGACATTGCTTACCCAAATGATCCCAGGGTGCCCCTGAAGGTGGATGATGACCTCAAACAGCTGTTTCGGGGAATTGAACTGCCTCGTGATATGATAGATATCGAGAGGGATCTACAGAAGAACGGGATGAAACCTGCCACCAACACTGCTCAAAGGAGGGCCCGGTCAGAGGTTCATGGCATTTCCTCAAAGCAGAagccgaagaagaagaagcacgAGATCACTAAGAGGACAAAGCTGACCAATGCCCATCTACCAGAGCTTTTCCGAACCTAGAGAATAGTAATTCCTGAAGTTCGGACGAGCGTTCGGCGAACcttga
This genomic window contains:
- the LOC108993503 gene encoding transcription initiation factor IIE subunit beta-like; protein product: MALQEQLDKFKKQQEKCQSTLTSIAASNKATNKKSTFVPAAPSANARTPAPAVKFSNDTERLQHINSIRKAPVGAQIKRVIDLLLETRQAFTPEQINETCYVDTNANKAVFDSLRNNPKVNYDGKRFSYKSKHDLKDKTQLLHLIRKFLEGIAVIDLKDAYPTVMEDLQALKAAGQIWLLSNFDSQEDIAYPNDPRVPLKVDDDLKQLFRGIELPRDMIDIERDLQKNGMKPATNTAQRRARSEVHGISSKQKPKKKKHEITKRTKLTNAHLPELFRT